One Dermacentor silvarum isolate Dsil-2018 chromosome 10, BIME_Dsil_1.4, whole genome shotgun sequence genomic window carries:
- the LOC119466586 gene encoding heparan sulfate glucosamine 3-O-sulfotransferase 1 — MDPQMAAESSSNRPRLLALCVAVACGTCFLAAQLLVPPTPPPPATTAERQLYAAAAPPPSPAAAPAAAATDSDLRRRLPQCVIIGARKCGTRALLEFLALHPSVQKAPDEVHFFDDDERYALGLDWYRRRMPASRADQLTVEKSPAYFVTEAAPGRVWAMNASLLLLLIVRDPVVRLVSDYAQLAANRRQLQREDAPPFEQLILLPDGAVNAEYRPVRTSMYAVHVRRWLSHFPRRQLHVVDGDRLVRDPLRELRRVEAFLGLPALIPSGALYFNRTKGFYCLRPRPNDTAGRCLNDSKGRRHPHVPGPVVSRLRQFFAPFNREFYHLMGRDFGWPEQ, encoded by the exons ATGGACCCGCAGATGGCA GCCGAGTCGTCCTCGAACCGGCCGCGGCTGCTGGCGCTGTGCGTGGCCGTTGCCTGCGGCACCTGCTTCCTGGCGGCGCAGCTGCTCGtgccgccgactccgccgccgcccGCGACAACGGCCGAGCGGCAGCTCTACGCCGCCGCTGCACCGCCGCCCTCCCCTGCAGcagcgccggcggcggcggcgaccgaTTCAGACTTGCGGCGGCGCCTGCCGCAGTGCGTCATCATTGGCGCCCGCAAGTGCGGCACGCGGGCGCTCCTCGAGTTCCTGGCGCTGCACCCGTCCGTGCAGAAGGCGCCCGACGAGGTACActttttcgacgacgacgagcggTACGCCCTGGGCCTGGACTGGTAccggcgccggatgccggcgtcGCGCGCCGACCAGCTCACCGTGGAGAAGTCGCCTGCGTACTTCGTCACCGAGGCGGCGCCCGGTCGCGTCTGGGCCATGAACGCctcgctgctcctgctgctcATAGTGCGGGACCCCGTGGTGCGCCTAGTATCCGACTACGCCCAGCTGGCCGCCAACCGGCGCCAGCTGCAGCGCGAGGACGCGCCGCCCTTCGAGCAGCTCATCCTGCTCCCCGACGGCGCCGTGAACGCCGAGTATCGGCCCGTGCGCACCAGCATGTACGCGGTGCACGTGCGCCGGTGGCTGTCGCACTTCCCGCGCCGCCAGCTCCACGTCGTCGACGGCGACCGGCTGGTGCGCGACCCGCTGCGGGAGCTGCGCCGCGTCGAGGCCTTCCTGGGCCTGCCGGCGCTCATCCCGAGCGGCGCGCTGTACTTCAACCGCACCAAGGGCTTCTACTGCCTGCGGCCACGGCCCAACGACACCGCGGGCCGCTGCCTCAACGACAGCAAGGGCCGCCGGCACCCCCACGTGCCGGGGCCCGTAGTCAGTCGGCTGCGCCAATTCTTCGCGCCCTTCAACCGGGAGTTCTACCACCTCATGGGCAGGGACTTTGGCTGGCCCGAACAGTAG